A stretch of Plutella xylostella chromosome 10, ilPluXylo3.1, whole genome shotgun sequence DNA encodes these proteins:
- the LOC105382028 gene encoding allantoinase, which produces MASSDCQLFLSRRLVTESGVSDGGVLVNGSGVIDSIITRDQAERLLVENAGTIKVVDGGNLALLAGVVDSHVHVNEPGRTAWEGFRTATAAAAAGGITTIVDMPLNSIPPTTTLENLRIKAASAKGNIYTDVGFWGGVIPENQDSLRDLVKAGVVGFKCFLCPSGVDEFPNVGPKDLVKAFEALEGTGSVLAFHAEMDCEGTVTSSNAKKDPAEYATYLESRPPDMELNAVSLIKSLLPKTNVRVHIVHVSSAAVVPLLEDARKSRRQGGHGGWRDGVTAETCHHYLSLSSEHIPRGHSEFKCAPPIRDNQNKEKLWQYLLEDKLDLVVSDHSPCTPDLKCANNLEAWGGISSVQFGLPLFWTSAVTRGLGLEHITRFLSMGPANLCGLQHRKGSLKPGLDADLIFFDPEATFVVTVEKIRHKNKLTPYLGKELRGVVKKTYLRGRLIYSEGDIIEDPKGNMLLNNV; this is translated from the exons ATGGCGTCCAGTGATTGTCAATTGTTTCTGAGTAGACGTCTCGTTACAGAGTCGGGGGTATCTGATGGAGGAGTGCTGGTTAACGGGAGTGGAGTGATCGATAGCATTATCACCAGAGATCAAGCTGAGCGGCTGCTGGTTGAAAATGCGGGAACAATTAAG GTGGTAGATGGCGGTAACCTGGCGCTGCTGGCCGGGGTGGTGGACTCGCACGTGCACGTCAACGAGCCCGGCCGCACGGCGTGGGAGGGCTTCCgcaccgccaccgccgccgccgccgcgggggGCATCACCACGATTGTTGATATGCCGCT GAATTCTATTCCACCCACCACTACTTTGGAGAACTTGAGAATCAAAGCCGCTTCAGCGAAAGGAAACATTTATACTGATGTCGGATTTTGGGGCGGAGTCATTCCTGAAAACCAA GATTCCCTGCGAGACCTTGTGAAAGCCGGAGTGGTCGGGTTCAAATGTTTTCTTTGCCCCAGTGGTGTCGACGAGTTCCCGAATGTGGGGCCAAAAGATTTAGTAAAAGCATTCGAGGCTTTAGAAGGGACAGGATCGGTACTCgca TTCCATGCAGAGATGGATTGTGAAGGTACAGTTACTAGTTCAAATGCGAAAAAAG acCCTGCGGAATATGCGACTTATCTCGAATCTCGTCCACCAGACATGGAACTGAATGCCGTGTCATTAATAAAGAGTTTACTGCCTAAAACAAA TGTTCGAGTGCACATCGTCCATGTATCTTCAGCGGCAGTGGTGCCGTTGTTGGAAGACGCTCGGAAGAGCCGGCGTCAGGGTGGCCACGGCGGCTGGCGGGATGGAGTGACAGCCGAAACCTGCCATCACTACCTCTCACTCAGCTCCGAACACATACCCAGGGGTCACAGCGAGTTCAAGTGCGCCCCACCCATAAGGGACAACCAGAATAAG GAGAAGTTATGGCAATATTTATTAGAAGACAAGCTGGACCTTGTGGTGTCGGATCATTCACCTTGCACGCCCGATTTGAAATGCGCAAATAACTTAGAGGCTTGGGGAGGCATTTCATCTGTGCAGTTTG GATTACCTTTATTTTGGACGTCGGCCGTGACCCGCGGACTGGGTTTGGAGCACATAACCCGGTTCCTCTCGATGGGGCCCGCCAATTTATGCGGCCTACAGCACCGCAAGGGGTCTCTGAAGCCAGGATTGGATGCGGACCTCATATTTTTCGATCCCGAAGCCACTTTTGTTGTTACTGTGGAAAAGATACGGCATAAAAATAAG CTAACTCCTTATCTTGGAAAGGAATTAAGAGGTGTTGTGAAGAAAACTTATCTACGTGGACGACTTATTTACTCTGAGGGCGATATTATTGAAGATCCCAAAGGAAATATGCTGTTGAATAATGTTTAA
- the LOC105382027 gene encoding probable chitinase 10: MGHNIYIGCTLALVLCVHISAVPYADENEFLRSAVETIPPHHHLATPVRASVESIPPRNLRDEGDERLPLRDAVEKRPINTPDRESLYRFIEDAENLGEDIPGLRKYYGAATYLNSGNRNDERLQQGNANLQEMQQTASGPAGRKLVVCYMESWAAYRAPPLAFTAGLVPKSCTHLHYAFATLHPHTYTVLPTNEDYDIIKGGYRIATGLKRRVPGLKVLISVGGIGTGRLFSEMVKTPTRRKAFVDSAIDFLREHDFDGLDLHWKYPGEKDENEKDHLTSLLYELREKFSSYGLLLSTVLPPFRYQIEDGYDISAVSGATDYAILQGWDMTHRNRDEAPTRAHQHSPLHRDPGADYRDQKYDNIEFMVRLIIRRGMAAEKLILGVPLFGRSYTLSPDTAPAPGASVSGWGDEGKYTQTKGLLAFFEICMMLQDGKGSSSIDEDGNAYAVFGDQWVSYDSPITVVEKMKFVISSGLGGAAAYAIDMDDFRGLCGSPFSILSAISISLNGEAVQSDQSSLKIGSCEADGAYLSSDEVSCAHFHFCTGGTNYKLVCEDERLYDPSTGFCGHQDVAKCIPGQSLRISVDDATRYLTQAYDSDFEWNGQTIKEIMMNNEPGRLKDEYGELDTKKSRDNDKRLVCYMTSWSFYRRGDGKFVPEHIDSRLCTHIVYAYATLTPDELVAKEFDPWTDITNNLYERVTSQKDVKVLLGLGGWTDSAGDKYSRLVSSRANRSKFIQRAIAFLRNNNFKGLHLDWNYPVCWQSNCKKGAVSDKANFAKFVQELSKALHNANMELGVSLSGYKEVIDAAYDLPAISDAADFLSTMTYDYHGGWERTTAHHTPLTSSARDPLGYYSIEYAIKSLISGGADPKKILLGLSFYGQSYRLADSQGSKGVGAAAAGPGEPGEFTKQPGMLAYYEICYRVKNLRWKTDRQDKAGPFAYSDSQWVGYDDPQSIKEKVEWALRQGLGGVTAWAMDLDDFNNRCCNEPSPLLRAAGRALGKSVPPPPTSACERPPPPVTPAPPTTTTVAADGSMGGAAPGHDHGSHGSHGDHTSTTWPSWNPEPSTSTTPSTAMTWWPQASTTTTTTTKRPTTTTTTTTTTRRPTTTRKPTTSADTGIEGSSCRAGEYKAAPGDCESYLQCEGGQWRKSRCAPGLHWSAKETRCDWPSFAKCSESSTSQSSPATSTLAPMTSRPPPPSTTTRKPTTTTTTTTTTTTRRPFTTTTTTESAAVGSDGAAEGEPCSGQGQDYIGVANDCNAYLHCDGTWKMQKCAPGLHWSQAQKHCDWPKYAKCEGSEATSPKPIRPQRPSRPTTSPSNKPVEDGVCQSSDSHASSNACDSYLLCVSGRWKKQNCPPGLHWDDRSKRCDWVEFAMCDMKTNPTKTPLTTRRPSMRPTTSTRKPAVQADNPMKPGMSCRTGSYHAHPRCDKFLVCVNGMLVAQSCAPGLVWNTKVAQCDFPSSTSCSDKRLTGGSPGTMEQLTMCDTGSYAPFPGECTRYRHCLYGKYQEFSCSAGLHWNQEKQICDWPKNAKCRKRGNTKPSSVNQILSPPLKPQHVHETKPAVVKPIATTTSTTTAPFEDEYHNSLLKSPYKLVCYYTNWAWYRPGLGQYGPEDIDPSLCTHIVYGFAVLGDDGLITAHDPWADNDNRFYERVVEYKRYGIKVSLALGGWNDSAGDKYSKLVNNPEAREKFVTHALDFIQQYGFDGLDLDWEYPKCWQVDCSKGPDSDKEGFASLVRELSAVFKPKGLLLSSAVSPNKKVIDAGYDVPVLAKHLDWIAVMTYDFHGQWDKKTGHVAPLYYHPDDDTTYFNANYSMNYWMLKGAPASKLIMGMPMYGQTFTLDTKGRRNATGLNVPAISGGEMGEYTRAKGFLAYYEICERIKDKGWMVQKDPLGRMGPYAYKGDQWVSYDDMDILKSKVNLIKTMELGGGMVWALDLDDFRNRCGQGKHPLLNTIKQGLLDPKIYKETIIMSKPINNFLNDDLEDIEVIPSYTKKTTTTPRPEATTQLAPMHTTRKPVKPATAATEERYKVVCYYTNWAWYRPDSGKYSPSDIDPSLCTHIVYAFAVLDSSKLIIKPHDVFLDVENKFYEKVVALKRHGVKVLLGLGGWNDSAGDKYSRLVNSPSARRTFIVHALDFIEQFEFDGLDLDWEYPKCWQVECENGPSSDKQGFASLVKELKSAFTPRGLLLSAAVSPSKRVIDEGYDVPVLSKNLDWIAVMAYDYHGQWDKKTGHVSPMYVSDKDEHKTFNVNFTMHYYMQKGASRRKLIMGVPMYGQSFSLVEHAGAGLGAPAYAGGEAGDETRARGFLAFYEICERIRSRGWKVTRDPGGRMGPYATLDDQWVSFDDDSMIRHKAEYIREMGLGGSMIWSLDLDDFTGKYCGCGKAPLLQNINHVLRGKEAPPHCSLKEIEVPESEQSSMGVPASRPESSTERDEPEPEPALPAVEEVPDVPDTEENELSLDGKQCSGIRFAADATQCNKYYLCMAGHYVELTCPEGMYWNKNHCDLPSNSNCRSRAQLRLSNEENAEEIVEKPIIACYFTNWAYYREGSGRYGPEQVDATLCTHIIYTWAHLDFNSSEVIPGNPELDLENDFYGKITEQRLAGVKVIIGVGGLEDSEDNEWSMLAQMPEKRKMFVESVIRFLKRWNFDGMQLAWQYPVCKQVPCETVDLEDRDNFNMLLVELAKSMRPLGYELSAMVAASPEIAALAYDTEILMASVDWVAVAANDYYASKTGRTSYLVSLESREDSSVKSFNSTLAYWLSVMPRRQLVVGVPAYARSYTLRRPSAGAAPGDVASGPGQPGPYTDVPGFLAYSEICTNIKSHKWTETRTADGTYAQSSSQWASYLRPEEVSRIAESLHAARARGAALWALDLDDWRGHCSCRSHPLLRALRRGLLQIDTEMC, from the exons ATGGGGCATAACATTTATATAGGG TGCACTTTAGCGTTGGTGCTATGTGTGCACATATCCGCCGTACCCTACGCAGACGAGAATGAGTTCCTGCGCAGCGCGGTGGAAACGATCCCGCCGCACCACCACTTAGCAACCCCCGTGCGGGCTTCTGTTGAGAGCATACCCCCGAG GAATCTTCGCGATGAAGGAGACGAGAGGTTGCCGCTGCGTGATGCGGTGGAAAAGAGACCCATAAACACTCCCGACAGAGAGTCGCTGTACAGATTTATAGAG GATGCGGAAAATCTTGGGGAAGATATTCCCGGCCTTAGAAAATACTACGGAGCTGCTACGTATctcaatag TGGCAACAGAAATGACGAAAGATTACAGCAAGGAAATGCGAATTTGCAAG AGATGCAACAAACAGCCTCAGGGCCGGCTGGTCGCAAGCTCGTGGTCTGCTACATGGAGTCCTGGGCCGCCTACCGAGCGCCGCCGCTCGCCTTCACCGCCGGCCTCGTGCCCAAGTCCTGCACGCATCTGCACTACGCCTTCGCGACGCTGCATCCCCATACGTACACTGTGCTGCCTACTAATGAGGACTATGATATTAttaaag gtggcTACCGTATCGCCACGGGTCTGAAACGACGCGTGCCGGGTCTGAAAGTGCTCATCAGTGTGGGAGGCATCGGCACCGGCCGGCTGTTCAGTGAAATGGTCAAGACCCCTACGAGGAGAAAGGCTTTCGTCGATAGCGCCATTGACTTCCTGAGAGAACATGACTTTGATGGGCTTGACTTGCATTGGAAATATCCCG GTGAAAAGGATGAAAACGAAAAGGATCACTTGACGTCTCTACTTTACGAGCTGAGAGAGAAGTTCTCATCATACGGCCTACTGTTATCTACAGTGCTGCCACCATTCAG GTACCAAATAGAAGACGGCTACGACATAAGCGCGGTGAGCGGCGCCACGGACTACGCCATCCTGCAGGGGTGGGACATGACCCACCGCAACCGCGACGAGGCGCCCACCCGCGCCCACCAGCACAGCCCGCTGCACCGCGACCCCGGCGCCGACTACCGCGACCAGAAGTATGATAACATT GAGTTCATGGTCCGCCTGATAATCCGGCGCGGAATGGCGGCAGAGAAGCTGATCCTGGGAGTGCCGCTATTCGGCAGGAGTTATACTCTCTCCCCGGACACCGCGCCGGCGCCGGGAGCTTCCGTTAGCGGGTGGGGGGATGAAGGGAAATATACGCAGACTAAAGGGTTGCTGGCTTTCTTTGAG ATATGTATGATGCTCCAAGACGGCAAAGGATCGAGTAGCATAGATGAAGACGGCAATGCGTACGCGGTATTTGGTGATCAGTGGGTCAGCTATGACTCTCCCATCACAGTCGTAgaaaag ATGAAATTCGTAATAAGCTCAGGCTTGGGTGGCGCAGCAGCGTACGCCATCGACATGGATGATTTCAGAGGACTCTGCGGGTCTCCCTTCTCGATACTTAGTGCCATCTCTATCAGCTTAAATG GAGAAGCAGTACAATCAGATCAATCCTCGCTCAAGATTGGTTCGTGCGAAGCAGACGGAGCATATTTGTCTTCAGACGAAGTGTCCTGCGCTCACTTCCACTTCTGTACCGGAGGGACCAACTATAAGCTGGTGTGTGAAGACGAAAGACTCTATGATCCTTCCACTGGCTTCTGCGg ACATCAAGATGTGGCTAAATGTATACCAGGACAAAGCCTACGAATAAGTGTGGATGATGCTACTAGATATTTGACACAAGCATACGATTCAGACTTTGAG TGGAATGGGCAGACGATTAAGGAAATAATGATGAACAATGAACCAGGACGTCTTAAAGATGAATATGGGGAGCTAGATACGAAGAAAA GTCGAGACAACGACAAACGGTTAGTTTGTTACATGACTAGTTGGTCATTCTACAGAAGAGGAGATGGTAAATTTGTACCTGAGCACATTGATAGTAGATTATGTACCCACATCGTGTATGCCTACGCTACTTTGACTCCTGACGAGCTCGTCGCGAAGGAATTTGACCCATGGACCGATATTACCAATA ATTTATATGAGCGAGTAACATCCCAAAAGGATGTCAAAGTACTGTTAGGTTTGGGCGGTTGGACTGACTCCGCTGGAGACAAATACTCTCGTTTGGTATCTTCGAGAGCTAACAGGTCCAAATTTATCCAGAGAGCCATAGCATTCCTGAGGAATAACAACTTCAAAGGACTCCATCTTGACTGGAACTACCCAGTTTGCTGGCAGAGTAATTGCAAAAAGGGAGCCGTTTCCGATAAGGCTAACTTTGCTAAGTTTGTTCag GAACTTTCAAAGGCTCTACATAATGCTAACATGGAATTGGGTGTCTCACTGTCAGGATACAAAGAAGTGATTGATGCAGCGTATGATTTGCCAGCTATATCAGACGCAGCTGATTTCTTGAGTACGATGACGTATGACTACCATGGCGGTTGGGAACGCACCACAGCCCATCACACTCCACTGACATCTTCAGCACGGGATCCTCTGGGATATTATTCAATT GAATACGCGATCAAATCGCTCATCAGTGGAGGAGCTGACCCAAAGAAGATACTTTTAGGGTTATCTTTTTACGGTCAATCATACCGCCTGGCTGACTCTCAGGGATCTAAGGGCgtcggcgcggcggcggctggcCCGGGTGAACCTGGAGAGTTCACGAAACAACCGGGAATGCTTGCTTATTACGAGATCTGTTACCGAG TGAAAAATCTACGTTGGAAGACTGATCGTCAGGACAAAGCTGGACCTTTCGCTTATTCCGACAGCCAATGGGTCGGTTATGACGACCCACAATCCATCAAAGAAAAG GTGGAATGGGCGTTACGTCAAGGCCTAGGCGGAGTGACAGCGTGGGCGATGGACTTGGATGACTTCAACAACCGTTGTTGCAACGAGCCGTCGCCTCTGCTCCGGGCCGCTGGCAGGGCTCTGGGGAAGTccgtgccgccgccgccgacgtcCGCGTGCGAGCGACCGCCCCCGCCCGTGacccccgcgccgcccaccACTACCACTGTTGCTGCTGATG GTTCAATGGGCGGTGCCGCGCCGGGCCACGACCACGGTAGTCACGGCAGCCACGGCGACCACACCTCGACCACGTGGCCGAGCTGGAACCCCGAGCCCAGCACCAGCACCACGCCCAGCACCGCCATGACCTGGTGGCCTCAGGCCAgtaccaccaccaccacgACTACTAAGAGACCGACTACCACTACAACAACCACGACGACTACTCGAAGACCTACCACCACGCGGAAGCCTACTACTTCTGCTGATACTG GCATAGAAGGTTCATCATGCCGCGCCGGAGAATACAAAGCGGCGCCTGGTGACTGCGAGTCCTATCTCCAATGCGAGGGCGGACAGTGGAGGAAGAGCCGGTGCGCGCCCGGCCTGCACTGGTCCGCCAAGGAAACCCGCTGCGACTGGCCCAGCTTCGCTAAATGCTCTG AGAGTTCGACTAGTCAATCAAGTCCAGCAACTAGCACGCTAGCCCCGATGACGTCACGGCCTCCTCCCCCGTCCACCACAACCAGGAAACCTACCACTACAACTACCACCACCACTACTACTACCACGAGAAGGCCTTTCACTACTACCACCACAACGGAATCTGCTGCTGTTGGTTCTG ATGGAGCGGCAGAAGGCGAACCCTGCAGCGGTCAAGGTCAAGACTACATCGGAGTAGCCAACGACTGCAACGCCTACCTACACTGCGACGGCACTTGGAAGATGCAGAAATGCGCCCCCGGCCTTCATTGGAGCCAAGCTCAGAAGCACTGTGATTGGCCCAAATACGCCAAATGTGAGGGTTCTGAGGCCACTAGCCCCAAGCCTATTCGGCCGCAGAGACCTTCCAGACCTACTACTA GCCCTTCCAACAAGCCAGTAGAAGACGGTGTTTGCCAATCAAGCGACTCACACGCATCTTCGAACGCCTGTGACTCTTACTTGCTTTGCGTCAGCGGCCggtggaagaaacagaactgcCCTCCCGGCCTGCACTGGGACGATAGGAGCAAGCGATGCGACTGGGTCGAGTTCGCTATGTGTGATA TGAAAACAAATCCGACTAAAACACCTCTGACAACGAGACGTCCGTCTATGAGACCAACGACGTCTACCAGAAAGCCTGCAGTGCAAGCCGATAACCCCATGAAACCTGGCATG AGTTGCCGCACAGGCAGTTACCACGCGCACCCTCGCTGCGACAAATTCCTCGTGTGCGTGAACGGAATGCTGGTGGCCCAGAGCTGTGCCCCAGGCCTGGTATGGAACACCAAGGTTGCCCAATGTGACTTCCCCAGCTCCACCTCTTGTTCCGACAAGAGACTCACCGGAGGCAGCCCTGGCACCATGGAGCAACTTA CAATGTGCGACACCGGTTCATACGCACCTTTTCCTGGAGAATGTACAAGATACAGACACTGTTTGTATGGAAAATATCAAGAGTTCTCTTGCAGTGCCGGTCTTCATTGGAATCag GAAAAGCAAATCTGTGACTGGCCTAAGAATGCCAAGTGTAGAAAGAGGGGCAACACGAAGCCATCATCAGTGAATCAAATATTAAGCCCGCCGTTGAAGCCACAACACGTGCACGAAACCAAACCGGCCGTTGTCAAACCTATAGCCACTACCACGTCCACCACTACCGCTCCATTTGAAGATGAATATCACAAcagtttattaaaat CTCCGTACAAACTGGTGTGTTACTACACGAACTGGGCGTGGTACCGTCCGGGTCTGGGCCAGTATGGGCCCGAGGACATAGATCCTTCGTTGTGTACTCACATCGTGTACGGGTTCGCAGTTCTAGGGGACGATGGGCTCATCACCGCTCACGACCCTTGGGCCGATAATGATAATC GATTCTACGAACGTGTTGTTGAATACAAAAGATACGGCATCAAAGTATCACTTGCATTAGGAGGCTGGAACGATTCAGCTGGAGACAAATACTCCAAGCTGGTAAACAATCCGGAAGCTAGGGAGAAGTTTGTCACTCACGCTCTCGATTTCATACAACAATATGGATTTGATGGGTTGGATCTCGATTGGGAATACCCCAAGTGTTGGCAGGTTGACTGCTCTAAAGGCCCAGATTCAGACAAGGAGGGTTTTGCGTCATTAGTGCGAGAATTGTCAGCCGTATTCAAACCTAAAGGACTTCTGCTATCTTCGGCGGTTTCACCGAACAAGAAAGTGATCGATGCTGGGTACGATGTGCCAGTACTAGCTAAACACTTGGATTGGATCGCCGTGATGACCTACGACTTCCATGGCCAATGGGACAAGAAGACTGGCCACGTCGCTCCACTTTATTATCATCCTGATGATGACACCACTTACTTTAATGCC AACTACTCCATGAATTACTGGATGCTGAAGGGAGCTCCAGCATCTAAATTGATAATGGGCATGCCTATGTATGGTCAAACATTTACGCTCGATACTAAAGGGAGAAGAAATGCTACCGGATTGAATGTACCAGCAATTTCTGGTGGTGAAATGGGTGAATATACTCGAGCTAAAGGATTCCTTGCTTATTATGAG atttgCGAACGCATTAAGGATAAAGGTTGGATGGTTCAAAAAGATCCGTTAGGACGCATGGGACCGTATGCTTATAAGGGCGACCAGTGGGTATCATACGATGACATGGATATTCTGAAATCAAAGGTTAACTTAATCAAGACAATGGAACTAGGCGGAGGCATGGTTTGGGCACTTGATTTGGATGACTTTAGAAATAG atgCGGACAAGGCAAGCACCCGCTGCTAAACACAATAAAGCAGGGATTACTGGACcctaaaatatacaaagaaaCCATAATCATGTCCAAACCAATCAACAACTTTTTGAACGATGACCTAGAAGacattgaagtaataccgagCTACACCAAGAAAACAACGACCACGCCGCGGCCAGAAGCCACCACGCAATTAGCCCCGATGCATACCACTAGGAAACCTGTAAAACCAGCTACTGCTGCTACTGAAGAAAGATACAAAGTAGTGTGCTATTACACTAACTGGGCTTGGTACAG aCCTGACTCAGGAAAGTACAGTCCGAGCGACATAGATCCCTCATTATGTACGCACATCGTTTACGCCTTCGCAGTGCTGGATAgcagtaaattaataatcaaGCCACATGATGTCTTCTTGGATGTTGAAAACA AATTCTACGAAAAAGTGGTGGCACTGAAGCGTCATGGTGTAAAAGTGCTGCTAGGACTTGGTGGTTGGAACGACTCGGCCGGGGACAAATACTCGAGGCTAGTGAACAGCccttcggctaggaggacctTCATTGTGCACGCTCTTGACTTTATTGAACAGTTTGAGTTTGACGGACTTGACCTCGACTGGGAATATCCTAAATGCTGGCAG GTTGAATGTGAAAATGGCCCAAGTTCTGACAAGCAAGGCTTTGCAAGCTTGGTGAAAGAACTTAAATCTGCTTTCACACCCCGAGGACTCCTACTTTCCGCTGCCGTGTCTCCCAGCAAACGAGTTATTGACGAAG GATACGACGTTCCAGTACTTTCCAAAAACTTGGACTGGATTGCGGTTATGGCATACGATTACCATGGTCAGTGGGATAAGAAGACTGGCCACGTGTCTCCTATGTACGTCAGCGATAAGGACGAACACAAAACCTTCAATGTG AACTTCACGATGCACTACTACATGCAGAAGGGCGCGTCGCGTCGCAAGCTGATCATGGGGGTGCCCATGTACGGACAGTCGTTCTCTCTGGTGGAGCACGCGGGCGCCGGGCTCGGCGCGCCGGCGTACGCGGGCGGGGAGGCGGGGGACGAGACCCGGGCCAGAGGGTTCTTGGCTTTCTATGAG ATTTGCGAGCGCATCAGAAGCCGTGGATGGAAAGTGACGCGCGACCCCGGCGGCCGCATGGGCCCGTACGCGACACTGGACGACCAGTGGGTGTCCTTCGACGACGACTCGATGATCCGACACAAGGCTGAATACATCCGGGAAATGGGACTGGGCGGCAGCATGATCTGGTCACTAGACCTGGACGACTTCACGGGGAAATACTGCGGATGCGGCAAGGCACCGCTGCTGCAGAATATCAACCATGTGCTGAGAGGAAAGGAGGCGCCACCGCATTGCTCGCTTAAAGAAA TTGAGGTACCTGAGTCGGAGCAGTCGTCGATGGGCGTCCCGGCGAGCCGGCCCGAGAGCTCCACCGAGCGCGACGAGCCGGAGCCCGAGCCCGCGCTCCCCGCCGTCGAGGAGGTGCCAGACGTACCCGACACTGAAGAAAAC GAATTATCACTAGACGGCAAACAATGCTCAGGGATCAGGTTTGCTGCTGATGCCACCCAGTGTAATAAATACTACCTGTGTATGGCCGGCCATTACGTGGAGCTAACTTGCCCAGAAGGAATGTATTGGAACAAG aacCATTGCGATTTGCCATCAAACTCAAACTGCAGAAGTAGAGCCCAACTCAGACTCTCTAATGAAGAGAATGCGGAAGAAATTGTAGAGAAACCAATTATTGCTTGCTACTTCACAAATTGGGCTTATTACAG GGAAGGCAGTGGCAGGTATGGTCCCGAGCAAGTGGACGCCACACTGTGTACCCACATCATCTACACCTGGGCTCATCTAGACTTTAACTCCAGTGAAGTTATCCCAGGAAACCCTGAACTGGATTTAGAAAACG ACTTCTACGGCAAAATCACTGAACAACGCTTAGCAGGCGTTAAAGTCATTATTGGCGTGGGAGGCCTAGAGGACTCGGAAGACAATGAGTGGAGCATGCTGGCGCAGATGCCGGAGAAACGGAAAATGTTCGTCGAGTCAGTCATCAGATTCCTGAAACGATGGAACTTTGACGGCATGCAATTGGCATGGCAGTATCCAGTTTGTAAACAG GTGCCATGTGAGACCGTGGATTTAGAGGACAGGGATAACTTCAACATGCTGCTAGTCGAACTTGCCAAGTCGATGCGTCCACTCGGCTACGAATTATCAGCAATGGTAGCTGCGTCTCCGGAAATAGCTGCGTTAGCGTATGACACGGAAATACTGATGGCGTCAGTCGACTGGGTGGCGGTGGCGGCTAATGATTACTACGCTTCTAAAACGGGAAGAACTTCGTATCTGGTATCGCTGGAGTCGAGGGAGGATAGCAGTGTAAAAAGcttt AACTCAACCCTAGCCTACTGGCTGAGCGTCATGCCTCGTCGCCAACTAGTAGTAGGCGTGCCTGCCTACGCTCGCAGCTACACTCTGAGACGCCCCTCGGCGGGTGCCGCGCCGGGCGACGTGGCCAGCGGGCCGGGGCAGCCGGGGCCGTATACTGATGTGCCCGGGTTCCTCGCTTATAGTGAG ATCTGCACCAACATCAAGTCACACAAATGGACGGAAACCCGCACCGCCGACGGCACGTACGCTCAGTCATCGTCACAGTGGGCTTCTTACCTTCGTCCAGAGGAAGTGTCCCGTATCGCCGAGTCCCTCCACGCGGCGAGGGCCCGGGGCGCCGCGCTGTGGGCGCTGGACCTCGACGACTGGCGCGGCCACTGCTCGTGCCGCTCGCACCCGCTGCTCCGCGCCCTCAGGCGGGGGCTGCTGCAGATAGACACGGAAATGTGCTGA